One window of Halorarum salinum genomic DNA carries:
- a CDS encoding SPW repeat protein, giving the protein MSERDRNDERDRTVDGSGRGVDDDRSPSRDPNVTGERDPAEGRDRAGEGDVAGSRNTTHERDVTDDPDRTGGSSTSGSAGRTGDRDPAAGSTTTDDPDVADDAATADDPGMGGDPDTTGGYDANPGGRGKWISAIIGLLGLWMILQAVLFELTPGQFWNDVIVGALLLAVGGYNYYRRADERLGNIGAAALAALIGLWLVASPFVFGAGDTASGFAFWNDVLVGLSALVLGAYSAYKGRSRRRATARTA; this is encoded by the coding sequence ATGAGCGAACGCGACAGGAACGACGAACGCGATAGAACCGTGGACGGCTCCGGCCGGGGGGTGGACGACGACCGCTCCCCGTCGCGCGATCCGAACGTGACCGGCGAGCGCGACCCGGCCGAGGGTCGGGACAGGGCCGGCGAGGGCGACGTCGCCGGCAGCCGGAACACGACCCACGAACGGGACGTGACCGATGACCCCGACCGGACTGGCGGTTCCAGCACGTCCGGGAGCGCTGGCCGGACCGGCGACCGGGACCCCGCCGCCGGCTCGACGACGACCGACGACCCCGACGTGGCGGACGACGCCGCCACGGCCGACGACCCCGGTATGGGGGGCGACCCCGACACGACCGGCGGGTACGACGCGAACCCCGGCGGGCGCGGCAAGTGGATCTCGGCGATCATCGGCCTCCTCGGGCTCTGGATGATCCTCCAGGCCGTCCTGTTCGAACTCACGCCGGGACAGTTCTGGAACGACGTCATCGTGGGCGCGCTCCTGCTCGCGGTCGGCGGGTACAACTACTACCGCCGCGCGGACGAGCGCCTGGGGAACATCGGCGCCGCCGCGCTCGCAGCGCTGATCGGCCTGTGGCTCGTCGCGTCCCCGTTCGTCTTCGGGGCCGGCGACACGGCGAGCGGGTTCGCCTTCTGGAACGACGTCCTCGTCGGCCTGTCGGCGCTCGTTCTCGGCGCCTACAGCGCCTACAAGGGCCGCTCCCGGCGCCGTGCGACGGCCAGAACCGCGTGA
- a CDS encoding erythromycin esterase family protein, which translates to MSLSDRTTRNEPGAVDRAAREVERYAMRVDGPADADALLDRCADARFVLLGEAPHGTSESYRWRAHLTARLVRDHGFDFVAVEGDWTSRYEPNRLVKGLPGADGTVREVLDSFDRWPTWMWANWETAQFLEWLERHNRESSEHERGPSDAVGVYGLHVYGLFESMGAVVDYLSDEDPEAAEHAREAYRCFEPYGGDAKAVVWALNTHVGDARATDMEARGRLNVGQLVREDNPPEDVELVGFGSHAGSAVAGDEWGAPTEEMTVPAAVEGSLEDVFRRAGGADRLLLTDAVDEDDRLAEPRGHRAIGVVYHPDREVGNYVPTDLPDRYDALVHLDRTTALHPVEVHPDRDRVPELFPTGL; encoded by the coding sequence ATGTCGCTGAGCGACCGCACCACCCGGAACGAACCGGGAGCCGTCGATCGGGCCGCACGGGAGGTCGAACGGTACGCGATGCGGGTCGACGGGCCGGCCGACGCGGACGCGCTCCTCGATCGGTGCGCCGACGCGCGGTTCGTCCTCCTCGGAGAGGCGCCCCACGGGACCTCGGAGTCCTACCGGTGGCGCGCGCACCTGACCGCACGCCTCGTTCGGGACCACGGTTTCGACTTCGTCGCCGTCGAGGGCGACTGGACGAGCCGTTACGAGCCGAACCGCCTCGTGAAGGGCCTGCCGGGCGCGGACGGGACCGTCCGGGAGGTCCTCGACTCGTTCGATCGCTGGCCGACGTGGATGTGGGCCAACTGGGAGACCGCGCAGTTCCTGGAGTGGCTCGAACGGCACAACCGGGAGTCGTCCGAGCACGAACGGGGACCGTCCGACGCGGTCGGCGTCTACGGGCTCCACGTGTACGGCCTGTTCGAGTCGATGGGAGCGGTCGTCGATTACCTGTCGGACGAGGACCCGGAGGCGGCCGAGCACGCCCGGGAGGCGTACCGGTGTTTCGAACCATACGGCGGGGACGCGAAGGCGGTCGTCTGGGCGCTCAACACCCACGTCGGCGACGCTCGGGCGACCGACATGGAGGCGAGGGGTCGGCTCAACGTCGGGCAACTCGTCCGGGAGGACAACCCCCCGGAGGACGTCGAACTGGTCGGATTCGGTTCCCACGCCGGGAGCGCCGTCGCCGGCGACGAGTGGGGCGCGCCGACGGAGGAGATGACCGTTCCGGCGGCGGTCGAGGGGAGCCTCGAGGACGTCTTCCGTCGCGCGGGCGGGGCGGATCGGCTCCTCCTCACCGACGCCGTCGACGAGGACGACCGGCTCGCGGAACCCCGCGGCCACCGGGCCATCGGCGTCGTCTACCACCCGGACCGGGAGGTCGGGAACTACGTCCCGACGGACCTTCCCGACCGGTACGACGCGCTCGTGCATCTCGACCGGACGACGGCGCTTCACCCGGTCGAAGTCCACCCTGACCGCGACCGCGTCCCCGAACTGTTCCCGACGGGGCTGTAA